One window from the genome of Pirellulales bacterium encodes:
- a CDS encoding BON domain-containing protein, whose product MADAPLAARVTSVLERNPHLPYRTMRCEAAEGRVVLRGVVRSYYQKQMAQEVLKSVDGVNEIENQLEVCWL is encoded by the coding sequence ATGGCGGATGCCCCGTTGGCTGCGCGCGTGACTTCGGTGTTGGAGCGAAATCCACATCTCCCGTATCGCACCATGCGTTGCGAAGCTGCGGAAGGACGTGTTGTTTTGCGCGGAGTCGTGCGATCGTACTACCAGAAGCAGATGGCGCAAGAGGTGCTCAAGAGCGTTGACGGAGTCAACGAGATCGAAAACCAGCTAGAAGTTTGCTGGCTATAG